Genomic DNA from Equus asinus isolate D_3611 breed Donkey chromosome 10, EquAss-T2T_v2, whole genome shotgun sequence:
TTGATTTAACTGGCCAGGGAGGGGCCTGAGTACCCACTCGGGTTCCAGTCAAGGTGGAGAGCCACAGGACTAATCCCTCCACCTGGGCCCTGGATCTCGGGGCCTCCAGAAGCCTCGGGCATCTCACTCCACCCAGCGACTTCGTCTCGCTCCCTCTATTCCCTTCCCCACCAGCCCACATGTCATCACCTCCCTCAACCACGTCCTCCATCAGCCACCACCAcagctctttctttcccttcacagcccagggtttctccactCACTCACTTTCAATTCACCCTTCAAACCATTTAGGTTCCTCCCTCCCAGGTCAGCAAGCTCTTTAATTTTCAGATGGTGATTTTTTGAAATACTTCCCTGTTACTTCCGTGACTTTAGCAACATTCAGCTGTTTGGCTGGAAATTAACAGTCAAGCAGTCATAAAAGTGCAACCCTATTAATCCAGGACAGAAAGACTGGTGGCAACCAAGCTAAAGATACTGAGTCTAACTAAACCAGTGAATGCAGGCGTTTCTTCTTCCTGGTCCTCCAGTTTGGGGAATCGGTATTTGCAGCAAGCAGAGGTACACTTAGCAATACCAAGAGAAAAAGCCCTAACAAAACTGGGTATAGTTTGGCACGTGTTAAGATGGAGACTGTTTACCAGACAGCCAAATCAAAATATCAAATAAGCAATCTGAGAACTCTAGAGTTGAGACGAGATAAGCTGGACATATAAATTTGAGTCTTCAATATAGATGGTACCTAAAGGCATGCAATGGAGATGGTCTCAACAAGGGAATGAATGTACAGAAATCCAAGAGCAAATCCTCGGGAGGATGAAGAGGACAGGCCGGAGGCTGAGGAGCAAGGCAGCACGTGAGCGCAGAACGGAGGCTAAGAAGGTGGCTCCAGAAGGAACAGCCAACCCTGTCAAACAGCACTGAAGGTCAAGTGCGGAGAGCACTGGCCCTCGCCATCTGGTCCTCACTGCTGACCCTGACAAGCAGTTCCAGCGGAGGCCGAGCCTGACTGTCTTCaaagtgaaaaatggaaaatctcGTACAGAAAACTCTTCTAAGGAATTCTACCGTAAAAAGGAACAGGAACTGGAGACAGAAGTGGCCTGAGATCAACCCATCCTGAGTCATAaacagaagatttttaaaaggccATCTAACTCTTGTAATATTTCAGAAGCAAGGAAATCCCATAATGCTCTCCTTCAACGGTTTCTGCCTACCAGAAATTATTTCACAGCCAAAGGCTTTTGTCTCACAGAGGCAGGGTCACAGGGCATTTAAGTCTTAAGTGCTCGTGTCACGTTACTACATGTAATACACACATCGTTTGGCCCACCAGGAAGGAAATATACgtgataacttgcccaaggccgcCCTACCCCAGGACACGGCGCCACAGAGAAAGGCACACTGCACACATATTAATTTCTTGCTATTTTTCAAAACAGCTGTTAGATAAAATCACAAGTGATTTCCTTCCTGCTAAGATACAGACCATGAATATTTTCCTAACTATGTGTGTGAACGTGCGTGTGACACGTGCTAACTGAGTTTCCTAAGGGAAATTCTGCACAACATCCAGGTCAAAGAGCACTTTGCATTATCAAAAAGGATAaaccagagggggaaaaaatgcaTGACAAAGAGTCTTTACTTTTAAATGATTATCTGTACACCAAGGGATAACATGTAACAAGTTCCTGAATTCTATCATCTAGCAATTTTGACTTAGAGACACTAAAAGCAGCCCAAGCAATTATAGTGGTGTTCATTGTTCTAACCCTCAGGCAGAAACGACTATTTTAAGGCCGGCTGCTGCTTCACACGTTACAAATGACTATTTACTACTTTTTCATAGAGAAGCCCCTGACCTTCAAGaaagctttagggaaaaaaatatttaatccctttctttcttaaaaaaaagtttttactaCATCTAAGACAGAAGAAGTTAgtatagatatatatactgcTTGAGCTAAAAGGCATAGGAAAACAAACAATGCATACTTATTAAAATTCTAAGAAATgaggtgaaaaaaatgaaatctttggaTAAGCTCTAAGTTTGTATGAAGAAGCTAGATTTGCTATTCTCCAAAAAGCAAAGGGATCTACTACATAATATACAGAAATAATTTAATGCCTTTCCACAAGAATGTAACTCAAGCTCTGCTAAAGCTTCATATTCCATGAAGGCATCTGAAATGCCCACCCACGGAACAGGCGCATCTTCCGCTTTCCTCTATCCATTTAGGCGATAGTTTTCGTGGATTTCTGGCCGGATGTCGCAGACGAAGGCCAAGAGGTCATCCAGGACTTCATCCCTGTTCTGCCGGAAGTAGGTCTGGAGGATGGTCATCTTCTGCTGGGTCTCCTTCTCCACTTCGCTGCTGCAACTGCCGTGCGATCCCAGAGCCTGGGGGTGGGAAGCAATGACACACAGCAATGACACATAGGACGGCATGCCAGGTGGCCAGGAACAACATTTGGTAAGCAGCTTTCTTACTTCTGCAGAAACCCAGTCTCAGcgataaatataaataatcagCAATTGGCAAAGCAACCTCATGACTGACGAGCATGCGGGGAGCTGGTGTTCCCACAGAGTTAATGGGAGCATCAACTGATGCAAGCACTGTGGTGGCCAACGTTAAAACGCCTATCAAAAGGTAATCTGCACAGAAATTATCCCAGAGAGTGATATGTTCACCTCTCTCTAGAGTCTAAGACTGGAATGAACCTCAAGAGGCTAGGGGCTGGTTAAACAAATGACAGGGCATCATACCAGAGAACACTCTTGAGCCATTAAGACAGACAAGGCAGATGTGTACAGCAAGATGCAATGAACTGTAAAATATGcagtttaaggggaaaaaagcaagagacAGAATCGTATCAGTGTGCTTCGTATCTACGTGTCCTTGTGTGGTTTCAAAAGGGAGAGATAGATGGTGTGAAAACAATAAACACAAGGGGGGCTCAATTTAGGGGGCACATACGGAGTTTCGCCATTACTAGTTAATGTTTTAGCTCTAAGTTCAGCAGCAGATTCACTATTATGAATACATGACACCTGTTGTTTCAAATATGAATGTTCTAGAAGAACACAGCAGGAACTGTTGGCAGTGCCGGTCTCCGAGGAAGACCGCCAAGTCTGGGTGGGAGGGACACTCGCTTCTCACTGTCGCCTCGTTTTGTTGCTTGCATTTTTTATCATACGCATGTCTGACCCTTCAGTCTCCACTCCCAATTAACATACACTGACCGATAaactttctttcatctttcatctTCTACGGTCTCCACAGGATGGCTGGCGTTTTGTTAACTTCTGTGCCTACTTTACGAGTACATGCCCCCTCGGGGTCGTGAAGATGTAACTTCTTGCGTCTGGCCTTTTCTATCAGCTAAGCTGCTCTGGCCTCATTATGTGTACATCAACAACTGCATCCCTTCCTGTTTATGTGACACATTACAGCTTACGAAGCACGCTCTCACGTTATCTACCCCTCCACGCCCTCCAAGGAGGGCATCGCTGCCCTTtccagagatgaggaaaccaaggctcagaggtcAAGGGGAGCGGGGAGTCAAACCCAAGCTTTCTGAGTTCAAACTGAGGGCTCATCACACCACGCTCCAACTGTTCACGTAACAGGAATACCCCGGGGCATTGCACAGTGGTGAGCTCAGTTGCTAACACGTATTTTTAAAAGTCCGTAACGCTTGCtcatgggaaaaaagaaaaaaaccactatCTCTGTTCCTATGAATGTAAACTGTATGTCAAGCCCCAGGACGCTGTCTAAAACCGAAGAGGTTACAGTGGCACTCGGAACAAGTCAGAGCTCACGCTCAGAGTGCAGCACTGACACGGCCTCTGTGAGCAACTGCAACCCGGAGGTAAAAACAAGGAGGCGAGGGGGCTGCCCTGACGAGAGTGTTTCTGCAGTGTTTCGTGACCAGTCTGACAATTTACGCACCAACGCACCCCAGTTCAGTAGTCAGAAACACGTGAAGTTTTAAAAGCACTGTAATCACCAGTGCAAAGAGGAACGAAACTTCTGCCACTCACTGCTGAGAGGGAGCACGCGTCTTTATCATGGACTTGGACTGGAGGGGGGAGCTGTGAACGAGCGGAGGCCGCAATAAGAACTTGAGCCTGAAGCCCAGAGAGCCAAGGGTAGAGGGGACAGATGGAAATAGAGTCCTCAGATCATTATTTAAGCTCCCGGATGAAAATAAAGTTAGTCTTTCACTGGGTTTTTAATTATATAGGCCAATAAATTTTACTGTGCTTACCAACTGGAATAGCTTCCTGTTACCTGTATCTAAGAGTCCCCGACAGTTTCTGTGAAGCCCTCCTCCATCCTTTCCCCTTTCCAGAATCTTCCCCGCTTCCTCTGTACTCTCTGCAACCTGTTTCTGTACTATTATCATACGCATCTTACGCATCGTGGTCCACCCTATACTCCTGGTAAGTGGCGCTGTCTACACGACACTCAAGGGGGGCTCCATTTAACTCGTGTTGACGATGGTGGCAGCTCTGTCCACACCTGTGGGTTTCATGACTCGCACTTTATGACTGAGTCTCCCTGATGGGACTGGAAGCTAAGCTCCATGCGGCAGGGATCTCGTCTATTTCTGTTCACCGCTGAGCCCCCAGCACTTGGCCCAGAACCCGGCACACACTAGCTGTTCAATGGATATCTGTTAAATGACTGAACAACACTAGGATTCAATGTCAGTTAAATACTGATCACCCTAACAGACTCAGCCTCAGCACTCAATAACCCAATTTTCAAATTTCTACCAGAATCAGAATCTCCGATTGATACACAATGCTGGCTATTTGGAGagccgggggaggggaggggagggcagcctCGGGAGACTAAAGCAGTGATGAGGGGAGCGGGCCCACCGCAGCTTCCTTGGCCTTGAACTCCTTCTCCCTCTGCAGGCGGTACTGTTCAATCTCAGCCTGAGCCTCCTCCTTGGCCTGCTTCAGCCTCCGGTTCTTTCCTGTGGTCAAAGGAAAGAGCTGTGTCAGGAAGTGGTTAAAAGAcaagcagaagaggaaacagacccTGAGATGGACGATTCCAacagtaaacaaagaaaacagttttaagaTCCAGTCCCAAAAGacatgagagggagagagggaattcGAAGGTAACCAACGACATCGCTTCCTGCCTCCTATAGGCTGTTACAAAAAGGACCACCTCCATAACTACAGACcgaaaaaggatggaaaaaatctGAGAATGTGTCAAAATACTCTCAACCTCAAATACTAAGAACCAACATAAAACAGGTGACACTAGCCATCTAGGGAACTCTTGCTCCTCCCAAAAGCAAACAGCTAGGTATGCTGCTGATCACAATTGGAGCTCGGCTCAGAACCTTAGCAAGGAGGCTAATATGCTCCCAAGGGACATCAACCTAAAATGTAACTAATGAAACAGATGATGTAACACTGGAAACTAACAACCATGCCTGTGCACCAGGAAAGAAGTAATGAAAGTGGTCCGGGAGGAATCCTGAATGGCAGCAGGGGACAGAAGGACAGCATGAGCACCTAAGAAGTGAGCAGACACTCAGAGGTGCTCCGGGTTCTAGAAGAGAACGGTTTAACCGAGAGCTCGACAAATTCTCCAGGTTCCATCAGAGGCTGCATGAAAAGAGACCAGAAGACCAACCAGCACACACTCTGCTCTGATTCTCTGCTCACCAATCAAACTTCTCAGACACCCCAATGGAAAACAAGGAGGGGGTCCTAGACTATAAACCTGAGCGTTTCTTTAATTCCGAGGGAAGGACATCCTGCATCTAAAGGTGAACTTTGTTACACATCACTGTATATCAATTGCCCAAACCCTACTCAACCCACGTGGACGAATGAAACCAAATTGAAACCTTCCACCTCGTGATTAAGTACATTTAATAACCCCATGTCATCAACACATCACCAGGCTGGTCTGAAACAATCAACAGGTGTCTCTCCAGGCACCCCAGGGAGTATTTGTGCAAGTAGATATTTACTCCAGTGTTATTTAAGGCCCACTGCACTCTGCTCCAGCTGACCGCTACCCCAACCCTCCACACGCTATCCTCCTCCTCAGCTATATTCAAAGCCATATTTCAACGCCAAAGATCTTTTCCAAACCAACAAtctaaaataacatttatggGCTGAACATTATGCTAGCTCCACATAATTTCACCATACCACTCTCCTGATCACTCCCAATGCCCACGGCTCGCTGAATTAATTAAGATGATAATATTCTCTGCCTATCAGCAAACATCTTCAAAGTTCAATTTTGATATGCTTCTCTGAAAGCCAAAAGTAAATATTGGAGCagaaaatcttatttcttttaaatcttgttttttgAGGGCCTTACATGTGGGCATGTGGGAGCTAGTATTCCGTCTCACTCCAGTGAAATAAATCATAACAcaaattttggttttttaaaattttagggtCCAAAGCAATGATTTCATGAAAGATGTGGGTTGGACCATTTTACCAGCTCATGCACTGCCTCTTCCCAGTTCCTAAGTGGGCATATTAACCATAATTACAAAGCAAGAGAGGCAATAATTTTTCCAAACTGTAGCCCTTCTCAATACTTCTGTTCCTAATTATGGCAAATTCTGAGATGTATATTAGCCATCAACTCGCTCCTTTAAAACAAAGGCATTCTGTAAACAAGGATCGGCTACCTGAGATATACAAGACCCTGCTCCAGGCTTGACGGGATAATGAAAGGGGCAAAACACGACCCCTATCTCCAAGACCCTCCgaattattcttcccattttccaAGTCTTTGCTCCTGCACTTCCCCCAAGCATTCTCCCACACTTCCCAACAGACAGAGCTTCTGTTACTAATGAGCCATCACAGGACAAACTGACAAGTCATTCTGGAAATACTGTATCAAGGGCATGAGCAGAAAAACTCTGCGAAGAACACAGAACTTTCCAGTTGCCAAAGCAAGAATAAAAGGCTTGTTGCCATCCCCAGCTCCGTCAAAGAAAGCTTTTCTATGAAATCCAGAGTAACACACAACCTCTAATTGAGAAAGAGCGAGCCATGCTTGCAATCTACTGGGGTGTGGGATCAAGAGTCTATCTCATACTAGGAGAAACAGCAAGGAATTACTAATAGATCTTGGTATTTCACCCTTGCATGGGAAAGGGGCCTCTAAGCTCCAGCTACACAGCTTCCTGGGGTATGGTCAAAtcacctctctctgagcctcattttctccatctgtaaaacagggacagAAACTCCTCTCTCACCAGACAGGAAACTGAACACATAAAGTCAAATTAAACACAGTCCCTGTTCTCCCCGACTTTAGTGACTGAGCTATATAAACAGGTGACTGCACTGCAATGACAGAAAGAAGCACCTGGGAGGACTCCTCGCCTAGTCTGAGGCGAGAAGGACaactcagagaaggcttcctggaagaagcgCTGCCTAAATTTTGAGATCTAAAGACGAGGGGTTAGAGAACAAAGAGGAAACTAGGAAATGACTCTTCCCATCAGAGCCAAGAGCTGCACAAAGGCTGCAGGTGAAATCTAGAAGGAGCCTTGGAGGAAGCACAGTGGTTCAGGATGTCGGAAGAAGAGCACCGAAAAGTGAGATGAGAGAAGAGAGCGCCTCTACACCCTAGTAGGGAATCTGGGCCTTAGGCTTTGCTGACTGTTAAGGCGGTGGGGAAGCCCTATTTGCATCTGAGCGAGTTGACTCTGACTGCAGCGAGGCCGGAATGGAGCAGAGCTGGAAGCCTTCTCCCACTCACTAGTCTAGATGAGCTCCACCTGCTAAGTTCTTGAGCAACCTTACATTTCCCAACTCTAGCCCTCATCCCTCCCGCGATTATTCCGCTTCCTTCACCAGGACTTTGAACATCAGGATGCCGGAAACCACAGATGCACCGGGCACTGCGTTTGGTACATATTAACcgcgttaaaaaaaaaaaaaaaattaaggaattaaCGAATTAGGCTGCTACGGGAGACTCCGAGAACTTGGTGTCCTAGTCTAAGATGCAGGCTGCAGGGATGGAGGAAAAGCAAAGAGACAAAGACACCTTGGCGACCGACTTAAGTTGGCGACTGATGGTGGCTCCCTTCACTGAGACGGAGCAGCCCAAAGGAGCAAGTGGGAGGGGAAAGACAAAGTCCCGTTTGTCTGGCACATTTTACCGCCTCCCAGACCCCAAGAAGAGCGCACACCCAGTACTGTCTCCACGCCCGACCTACTCTCCCCAGTGCAGGTCCCGTCGACCTGGAGGCCTTCCCGAGCCTCGGATGGAGAGCATCGAAACCCCCAGCGTCTGCGATCATCACTGCCCCGCCCCGCAGCCGCCGGACCTcggccccccgccccgcccgcggcCTGGCCGCCTTCCTCGGACTCGCGCCCCCTAGCTACCCCGCCCCGAAACTCACGCTTGCGGGCCTCCGACACCTTCTCGGCCGCCCGCTTCTCGGCCTGCAGCAGCTGCTGGATGCCCTGCGACTGACTGGCCATGGCGGCGGCGACTCAGGCCGAGGGGAACGGCCTCAAGAGCCTAGATCGCCCCCTGGGGTCAGCTGACCCGGCCGCCCAAGCTCTAGCGCCTGCGCACTGCGCCGCCGCCACGCCCACCGCCACGTGACCGCCGCGGCGCCGCGTCAGCTGACTCCAGCGGGAAggggcggggcggaggagggAAGTGCTGAGCGTTTCGACTGCGCCTGCGCAGGATCTGTAGCCTGTCTTCCATTCTGCCAGCCCAAGCCCGACACAGTGGCGGCGTTTTCGCCGGTTCGATCCTTGTGGCCGCCCAGCCGCGTCGTTATTGCCATAATCTCTGATTTTATAATATACCCACGTTAAGGTCCAGAGAGGAGACGACAAACAAAatcattttctcctattctgtaaactgcttcactctctccctttctgGAACTTTCTTTGGCACTCAAAATATGTTAGGGAGTGGATTAGGAAAATTCTTGCCCGGTTCTGGGGATGGAGGCTGGATTGGGAATAGCGATACTCGGGGTCAAGTCTGCGCTAatctgtgtgatttggggaggGTGCTTTCCGTCTCGGAACCCCAGTTCAGGAAAGGATTGGACAAGTTTCCGTAAAGATTTGCTGAATGACCCCTATGATCCTCGGCTGACGTTGGCACTGAGGGTACAGCAGAGAGCAAGATAAATAACGTCCCTAGTGGAGCACACAGTTTATGGAcgaaaaatagattaaaataaacagaaaatgacaagtgtgATAAAGTAATGAAGGAAGAATGCAGGGTCTTTTCAGAAGGAATGAGGAGAGGTAATGCGGAGGCCATTCTCCCAATGAAATAGCATTTAAAATGAGATCAGAAGAATGAGGAGTTAGCCAGGAAAGAAGGAGGGCAGAATTGGGGTTGATCAGGGGAAAAGGACCAGCATGTGTGGATTTAGGGGGAGCAACCGGACGCAGAGACATCCTCCACAAGGAATAGGTGGATGAGAAGTCACTGGTTGGATTTACAGTGTGAGAGGCACTGTCCTGATTCCTGACTGGAACTTCAAGCGCTGGTATTAACCCCGTTCTATGATGACCAAACTAAAGCTTAGAGAGTTTAGGtaacttgaccaaagtcacacCCCATTAACTGTCAGACAGGGTATCTGAATCCAGCCAGGGCCGCCGAGTGGAACATCGATCCACAGTGCTCTTCTGCGAGAATCTTGTGGGCTGTGGAAAGGACCAGATCTCTAGAGCCCACCAAGCCCTGACAGCATCAAACGATGCCAGAACTCTTTGAAAGAAGTATTCCTGCCCTCAGGCAGGAGGGGGCTTCATGGCTCAGGACATTTTCATTTGATTGAGTTTACAGATGAGGTTTGAAAGAAGTCTTAAATCCAGAACTCCTATCCTTTCCTGATATGAGAACCAGTACTTGACTGGTCTCTGGGACTTTTAAGTGCAGTTGGTGATTTCTTGGgaatatttgtcatttttggtATTCTAAGAAACCATAATTTGTTCAATCAACGGAGAACAACAACCACTTCTAAGGGTGGGATGAAGATTCAAAGAGATGATGGTAGccgaaaagtggaaacaacccaaatgcccaccaactgatgagtggataagcaaaatgtggcgTATCCGTACCCTAGAATACTATTTGATCATATAAAGGAATGAGGTACTAACACATCCTGCAATAGGGAGGGAGCTTGGTGACGTGatgcaaagtgaaagaatttAGgcgcaaaagac
This window encodes:
- the ATP6V1G1 gene encoding V-type proton ATPase subunit G 1 — encoded protein: MASQSQGIQQLLQAEKRAAEKVSEARKRKNRRLKQAKEEAQAEIEQYRLQREKEFKAKEAAALGSHGSCSSEVEKETQQKMTILQTYFRQNRDEVLDDLLAFVCDIRPEIHENYRLNG